In the Hordeum vulgare subsp. vulgare chromosome 7H, MorexV3_pseudomolecules_assembly, whole genome shotgun sequence genome, one interval contains:
- the LOC123407406 gene encoding uncharacterized protein At5g41620-like isoform X1, giving the protein MRPQVNISSPLTTAVLRSRPPLFPSHRGGKKKKDTCSLSSSSSTAWDPTPASTVHRETAQGSEGEDAGHDGSLVRESKEKQAGEAEAEAERGRTARQDSEAAAMEVEPPAAPLQKCGVGGEQPAHGTPNRQREPEEGAPLRRELAAARARRRADRATPSPSWKLEASPPRPEEPAADAAAAGRRSSSGASARQLGATLWEIQDVIRAAGAGRRIRRRARRGPAASPLHGGDDDVDRPHISGGCGRDLSAPLMEHEKLHEDRCHSRQSLSPASYTSSIGAATINLVSPTRSLNFRDRYRDAGCNLKTSTELLKVLNRIWSLEEQHAVDVSTVKGLKLELQNTQARVQELTQERQRYHYEIESLARQVTEDKMARKNKEQEKLRATLRSLQDELEAERHLRKHSENLHRKLGKELSAMKPAFLKAVKDLEKEQKATRLLEDLCDEFALGIRNYEEEVRVLKQRHVKEYEHKTDKLVVHISEAWLDERIQMQNADARGDSEGKTSITERLSGEIQSFLHGRRSSNLYGVNKHTGNEKGDASLCRQSLESLHLNGATSAPQLAEDDENSVASDLHCFELDMHGDAVQTHELAGTRRTVADCMYSPMRRLEFSDGVSVEGSRISTARPRSEKGKVKPSSSKAQLNTSTPEISSRNCDKIDPIDEQNETVMTQVSRRLHDDLLKIKSEAPQHAFLERKPHDHHPRTYQFRECATSSDLLHNLHSPARQLKNHQRASLDYQRSECATTGDLLGLRSPSWQLKNQRASLDYQMSECATTGDMHNLRSPSRQQKNHHRSTLDHEISESSPARSLGSKDNTLKAKLLQARLEGQHARIRASGYPLISTRRK; this is encoded by the exons ATGCGCCCGCAAGTAAACATTTCCTCCCCTCTGACAACCGCCGTTCTACGGAGCAGGCCACCGCTTTTCCCTTCACACCGCGGCGGTAAAAAAAAGAAAGATACGTGCTCTCTCTCTAGCTCTAGCTCTACTGCCTGGGATCCTACTCCTGCAAGCACTGTGCACAGGGAGACAGCACAAGGAAGCGAAGGTGAGGACGCAGGGCATGACGGCTCCTTAGTCAGAGAGTCCAAGGAAAAACAAGCAGGGGAAGCGGAAGCGGAAGCGGAACGGGGGCGCACCGCTCGCCAAGACAGCGAGGCGGCAGCCATGGAGGTAGAGCCACCGGCAGCGCCGCTGCAGAAATGCGGCGTCGGCGGGGAGCAGCCGGCCCACGGGACCCCGAATCGGCAGCGGGAGCCGGAGGAGGGGGCGCCGCTGCGGCGGGAGCTGGCGGCCGCGCGGGCGAGGCGGAGAGCGGACCGCGCCACGCCCTCGCCGTCCTGGAAGCTCGAGGCGTCGCCGCCGCGGCCGGAGGAGCCTGCGGCggacgcggcggcggcggggaggaggagcTCGTCGGGGGCGTCCGCGCGGCAGCTGGGCGCCACCCTGtgggagatccaggacgtcatcaGGGCCGCGGGCGCCGGCCGCCGGATCCGCAGGCGCGCGCGGAGGGGGCCCGCCGCGTCCCCCctccacggcggcgacgacgacgtggATCGG CCACATATTTCAGGTGGCTGTGGTAGGGATCTTTCAGCACCATTGATGGAACATGAAAAGTTACATGAAGATCGATGCCATTCAAGGCAGTCTCTTTCTCCTGCAAGTTACACTAGCTCAATTGGG GCTGCTACCATAAACCTCGTCAGTCCTACTCGGTCATTGAATTTCCGGGATAGATACAGGGATGCAGGTTGCAATCTTAAAACATCAACAGAGCTATTGAAAGTTCTGAATCGTATTTGGAGCTTGGAAGAACAGCATGCTGTTGATGTGTCAACCGTTAAGGGACTGAAATTGGAGTTGCAGAATACACAGGCACGTGTTCAAGAGCTTACACAAGAAAGGCAGCGATATCACTATGAAATTGAGTCTCTGGCCAGGCAAGTCACTGAAGATAAAATGGCTCGGAAAAATAAGGAACAAGAGAAGCTTAGAGCAACCCTTCGTTCACTGCAAGACGAACTTGAAGCTGAGAGACATCTGAGGAAACATTCTGAGAATCTCCACAGGAAGCTAGGAAAAGAATTGTCTGCGATGAAACCAGCATTTCTCAAGGCTGTAAAGGACCTGGAGAAAGAGCAGAAAGCAACCCGCCTGTTGGAAGATCTTTGCGATGAGTTTGCGTTAGGAATCAGAAACTACGAAGAGGAAGTGAGGGTGTTGAAGCAAAGGCATGTAAAGGAGTATGAACACAAGACTGATAAGCTGGTGGTTCATATTTCAGAAGCATGGCTCGACGAGCGAATACAGATGCAAAATGCCGATGCCAGGGGAGATTCAGAAGGGAAAACCTCAATCACGGAGAGGTTGAGCGGTGAAATACAGAGTTTCCTTCATGGTAGAAGATCAAGCAACTTATACGGCGTTAACAAACATACTGGTAATGAGAAGGGGGATGCAAGCTTGTGTCGACAGTCCCTTGAATCTCTGCACCTAAATGGAGCCACCAGTGCCCCTCAGTTAGCTGAAGATGATGAAAATTCCGTTGCTAGCGACTTGCACTGCTTTGAGTTGGACATGCATGGAGACGCTGTGCAGACTCATGAGCTCGCAGGAACTCGACGAACAGTCGCCGACTGCATGTATTCACCAATGAGAAGACTGGAGTTCTCCGATGGTGTGTCGGTTGAGGGCTCAAGGATCTCAACCGCAAGGCCTCGTTCAGAAAAAGGCAAGGTGAAGCCAAGCAGCAGCAAAGCACAGCTGAATACTTCGACACCAGAAATCAGCTCTCGCAACTGCGACAAGATCGATCCCATAGATGAGCAGAATGAAACGGTCATGACCCAAGTTTCTCGGCGGTTGCACGATGACCTGCTGAAGATCAAATCAGAGGCTCCTCAACATGCATTTCTAGAGCGAAAGCCCCACGACCATCATCCCCGGACGTATCAGTTTCGTGAATGTGCTACTTCAAGTGATCTACTACACAATCTGCACAGTCCAGCCCGGCAGCTGAAGAATCATCAACGCGCGTCGTTAGACTACCAAAGATCTGAATGTGCCACCACAGGTGACCTACTCGGGCTGCGCAGTCCATCCTGGCAGCTGAAGAATCAGCGCGCGTCCTTAGACTATCAGATGTCTGAATGTGCCACCACAGGTGACATGCACAACCTGCGCAGTCCATCACGGCAGCAGAAGAATCATCATCGGTCGACGTTGGATCATGAAATATCTGAGTCCTCGCCGGCGCGGTCTCTCGGCTCAAAAGACAATACACTTAAGGCGAAGTTACTGCAAGCGAGGCTAGAGGGGCAGCATGCCCGGATTAGGGCGTCGGGCTACCCCTTGATCAGCACAAGAAGGAAATGA
- the LOC123407406 gene encoding uncharacterized protein At5g41620-like isoform X2, which translates to MEVEPPAAPLQKCGVGGEQPAHGTPNRQREPEEGAPLRRELAAARARRRADRATPSPSWKLEASPPRPEEPAADAAAAGRRSSSGASARQLGATLWEIQDVIRAAGAGRRIRRRARRGPAASPLHGGDDDVDRPHISGGCGRDLSAPLMEHEKLHEDRCHSRQSLSPASYTSSIGAATINLVSPTRSLNFRDRYRDAGCNLKTSTELLKVLNRIWSLEEQHAVDVSTVKGLKLELQNTQARVQELTQERQRYHYEIESLARQVTEDKMARKNKEQEKLRATLRSLQDELEAERHLRKHSENLHRKLGKELSAMKPAFLKAVKDLEKEQKATRLLEDLCDEFALGIRNYEEEVRVLKQRHVKEYEHKTDKLVVHISEAWLDERIQMQNADARGDSEGKTSITERLSGEIQSFLHGRRSSNLYGVNKHTGNEKGDASLCRQSLESLHLNGATSAPQLAEDDENSVASDLHCFELDMHGDAVQTHELAGTRRTVADCMYSPMRRLEFSDGVSVEGSRISTARPRSEKGKVKPSSSKAQLNTSTPEISSRNCDKIDPIDEQNETVMTQVSRRLHDDLLKIKSEAPQHAFLERKPHDHHPRTYQFRECATSSDLLHNLHSPARQLKNHQRASLDYQRSECATTGDLLGLRSPSWQLKNQRASLDYQMSECATTGDMHNLRSPSRQQKNHHRSTLDHEISESSPARSLGSKDNTLKAKLLQARLEGQHARIRASGYPLISTRRK; encoded by the exons ATGGAGGTAGAGCCACCGGCAGCGCCGCTGCAGAAATGCGGCGTCGGCGGGGAGCAGCCGGCCCACGGGACCCCGAATCGGCAGCGGGAGCCGGAGGAGGGGGCGCCGCTGCGGCGGGAGCTGGCGGCCGCGCGGGCGAGGCGGAGAGCGGACCGCGCCACGCCCTCGCCGTCCTGGAAGCTCGAGGCGTCGCCGCCGCGGCCGGAGGAGCCTGCGGCggacgcggcggcggcggggaggaggagcTCGTCGGGGGCGTCCGCGCGGCAGCTGGGCGCCACCCTGtgggagatccaggacgtcatcaGGGCCGCGGGCGCCGGCCGCCGGATCCGCAGGCGCGCGCGGAGGGGGCCCGCCGCGTCCCCCctccacggcggcgacgacgacgtggATCGG CCACATATTTCAGGTGGCTGTGGTAGGGATCTTTCAGCACCATTGATGGAACATGAAAAGTTACATGAAGATCGATGCCATTCAAGGCAGTCTCTTTCTCCTGCAAGTTACACTAGCTCAATTGGG GCTGCTACCATAAACCTCGTCAGTCCTACTCGGTCATTGAATTTCCGGGATAGATACAGGGATGCAGGTTGCAATCTTAAAACATCAACAGAGCTATTGAAAGTTCTGAATCGTATTTGGAGCTTGGAAGAACAGCATGCTGTTGATGTGTCAACCGTTAAGGGACTGAAATTGGAGTTGCAGAATACACAGGCACGTGTTCAAGAGCTTACACAAGAAAGGCAGCGATATCACTATGAAATTGAGTCTCTGGCCAGGCAAGTCACTGAAGATAAAATGGCTCGGAAAAATAAGGAACAAGAGAAGCTTAGAGCAACCCTTCGTTCACTGCAAGACGAACTTGAAGCTGAGAGACATCTGAGGAAACATTCTGAGAATCTCCACAGGAAGCTAGGAAAAGAATTGTCTGCGATGAAACCAGCATTTCTCAAGGCTGTAAAGGACCTGGAGAAAGAGCAGAAAGCAACCCGCCTGTTGGAAGATCTTTGCGATGAGTTTGCGTTAGGAATCAGAAACTACGAAGAGGAAGTGAGGGTGTTGAAGCAAAGGCATGTAAAGGAGTATGAACACAAGACTGATAAGCTGGTGGTTCATATTTCAGAAGCATGGCTCGACGAGCGAATACAGATGCAAAATGCCGATGCCAGGGGAGATTCAGAAGGGAAAACCTCAATCACGGAGAGGTTGAGCGGTGAAATACAGAGTTTCCTTCATGGTAGAAGATCAAGCAACTTATACGGCGTTAACAAACATACTGGTAATGAGAAGGGGGATGCAAGCTTGTGTCGACAGTCCCTTGAATCTCTGCACCTAAATGGAGCCACCAGTGCCCCTCAGTTAGCTGAAGATGATGAAAATTCCGTTGCTAGCGACTTGCACTGCTTTGAGTTGGACATGCATGGAGACGCTGTGCAGACTCATGAGCTCGCAGGAACTCGACGAACAGTCGCCGACTGCATGTATTCACCAATGAGAAGACTGGAGTTCTCCGATGGTGTGTCGGTTGAGGGCTCAAGGATCTCAACCGCAAGGCCTCGTTCAGAAAAAGGCAAGGTGAAGCCAAGCAGCAGCAAAGCACAGCTGAATACTTCGACACCAGAAATCAGCTCTCGCAACTGCGACAAGATCGATCCCATAGATGAGCAGAATGAAACGGTCATGACCCAAGTTTCTCGGCGGTTGCACGATGACCTGCTGAAGATCAAATCAGAGGCTCCTCAACATGCATTTCTAGAGCGAAAGCCCCACGACCATCATCCCCGGACGTATCAGTTTCGTGAATGTGCTACTTCAAGTGATCTACTACACAATCTGCACAGTCCAGCCCGGCAGCTGAAGAATCATCAACGCGCGTCGTTAGACTACCAAAGATCTGAATGTGCCACCACAGGTGACCTACTCGGGCTGCGCAGTCCATCCTGGCAGCTGAAGAATCAGCGCGCGTCCTTAGACTATCAGATGTCTGAATGTGCCACCACAGGTGACATGCACAACCTGCGCAGTCCATCACGGCAGCAGAAGAATCATCATCGGTCGACGTTGGATCATGAAATATCTGAGTCCTCGCCGGCGCGGTCTCTCGGCTCAAAAGACAATACACTTAAGGCGAAGTTACTGCAAGCGAGGCTAGAGGGGCAGCATGCCCGGATTAGGGCGTCGGGCTACCCCTTGATCAGCACAAGAAGGAAATGA